A region of Rhizorhabdus wittichii RW1 DNA encodes the following proteins:
- a CDS encoding SNARE associated Golgi protein (PFAM: SNARE associated Golgi protein): MTGWVQQLIADGGYLGLFLLMFGETVFPPIPSEVIMSMAGLQAAKGTMLLPAAILAGTAGAMLGNIVWYLAARRLGLDRLRPLIERHGRWLTMDWAEVDRGERWFMRHGHLFVCIGRMLPTARSLVSVPAGLMRMRFLPFLLWSSVGTLGWSTMLAVGGWVLGTRFAAMEAWLGVASTVLLAVLGGFYIWRVLTWKPSR; the protein is encoded by the coding sequence ACCGGCTGGGTGCAGCAACTGATCGCCGACGGCGGCTATCTTGGCCTGTTCCTGCTGATGTTCGGGGAGACGGTGTTCCCGCCGATCCCGTCCGAGGTCATCATGTCGATGGCCGGGCTGCAGGCGGCGAAGGGCACGATGCTGCTGCCCGCCGCGATCCTCGCCGGCACGGCCGGCGCGATGCTCGGCAACATCGTCTGGTATCTCGCCGCGCGCCGGCTGGGACTCGATCGGCTCCGGCCGCTGATCGAGCGCCATGGCCGCTGGCTGACGATGGATTGGGCGGAGGTCGACCGCGGCGAACGCTGGTTCATGCGCCACGGCCATCTGTTCGTCTGCATCGGCCGCATGCTGCCGACCGCGCGCTCGCTGGTCTCGGTGCCGGCAGGGCTGATGCGGATGCGCTTCCTGCCCTTCCTGCTGTGGTCGTCGGTCGGCACGCTCGGCTGGTCGACGATGCTCGCGGTCGGCGGCTGGGTGCTGGGCACCCGCTTCGCCGCGATGGAGGCCTGGCTCGGCGTCGCCTCGACCGTGCTGCTGGCCGTGCTCGGCGGCTTCTATATCTGGCGGGTGCTGACTTGGAAGCCGTCCCGCTGA
- a CDS encoding transcriptional regulator, MerR family (PFAM: regulatory protein, MerR; Transcription regulator MerR, DNA binding) has product MASDCAPIVDIASTDAQSFGIAELSKEFGITPRALRFYEEEGLIAPIRDGATRVYSRRDRFRVAWILQGKAMGFGLDEIAELLDLYDVGDGGATQRTVTALRCRAKADHLRRRMVELQTMIDHLGRFADRIEAG; this is encoded by the coding sequence GTGGCCAGTGATTGCGCTCCCATCGTCGATATAGCATCGACCGACGCCCAGAGCTTCGGCATCGCCGAACTGTCGAAGGAGTTCGGGATAACGCCCCGTGCGCTGCGCTTCTACGAGGAGGAGGGGCTGATCGCCCCGATCCGCGACGGCGCGACGCGGGTCTATTCGCGGCGCGACCGGTTCCGCGTCGCCTGGATATTGCAGGGCAAGGCGATGGGCTTCGGCCTCGACGAGATCGCCGAGCTGCTCGACCTCTACGACGTCGGCGACGGCGGGGCGACCCAGCGGACCGTCACCGCGCTGCGCTGCCGCGCCAAGGCCGACCATCTCCGCCGGCGGATGGTCGAGCTGCAGACGATGATCGACCATCTCGGCCGTTTCGCCGACCGGATCGAGGCCGGTTAA
- a CDS encoding Phosphoribosyl-AMP cyclohydrolase (PFAM: phosphoribosyl-AMP cyclohydrolase) — translation MDQDREQGSALDPRYDAAGLVTAVVTDHRSGEVLMLAHMNAEALAATLESGEATFFSRSRGRLWKKGESSGNVMRVVEARIDCDQDAIWLRCEPAGPACHTGERSCFYRRIDRDGPTLVRTIEV, via the coding sequence ATGGATCAGGATCGTGAACAGGGCAGCGCGCTCGACCCGCGCTACGACGCCGCCGGCCTCGTCACCGCCGTGGTGACCGACCATCGTTCGGGCGAGGTGCTGATGCTCGCCCATATGAACGCCGAGGCGCTCGCCGCGACCCTGGAGAGCGGGGAGGCGACCTTTTTCTCGCGCTCGCGCGGGCGGTTGTGGAAGAAGGGCGAGAGCAGCGGCAACGTCATGCGCGTCGTCGAGGCGCGGATCGATTGCGACCAGGACGCCATCTGGCTGCGCTGCGAGCCGGCGGGGCCGGCATGCCACACCGGCGAGCGGAGCTGCTTCTATCGCCGGATCGACCGCGACGGCCCGACCCTGGTGCGGACCATCGAGGTTTAG
- a CDS encoding amidophosphoribosyltransferase (TIGRFAM: amidophosphoribosyltransferase~PFAM: glutamine amidotransferase, class-II; phosphoribosyltransferase) codes for MLTTHPFDDDKLREECGVFGIWGAETAAAMVALGLHALQHRGQEAAGITSWDGHAFHTHRAMGHVAGNFDKDEVIRGLPGHVACGHVRYSTTGETALRNVQPLFAELSSGGFAIAHNGNISNAMKLRRELVRGGSIFQSTSDTETIIHLVAMSKYRTLLDRFIDALKQVEGAYSLICMTPEGMIACRDPLGIRPLVLGRVGDAYIFASETVALDVVGATFIRQVEPGELVIVSEGGLRSIRPFADVRARPCIFEHVYFSRPDSIVDGSSVYSVRKRIGAQLAIENGVDADLVVPVPDSGTPAAIGYAQQSGIPFELGIIRSHYVGRTFIQPGDQVRHLGVKLKHNANRALIDGQRLVLIDDSIVRGTTSVKILQMLRDAGAREVHLRIASPPTRHSCFYGVDTPERAKLLAAQMNVAEMAAYIGADSLAFLSIDGLYKALGDEGRVDRAPTFCDACFTGDYPTHLTDHEELTPTDQLALHGERVVA; via the coding sequence ATGCTCACCACGCATCCGTTTGATGACGACAAGCTGCGCGAAGAGTGCGGCGTATTCGGGATTTGGGGCGCGGAGACCGCCGCCGCCATGGTTGCGCTCGGCCTGCACGCGTTGCAGCACCGGGGGCAGGAGGCGGCCGGGATCACGAGCTGGGACGGCCATGCCTTCCACACCCACAGGGCGATGGGCCATGTCGCCGGGAATTTCGACAAGGACGAGGTGATCCGCGGCCTGCCCGGCCATGTCGCCTGCGGCCACGTCCGCTACTCGACGACGGGCGAGACCGCGCTGCGCAACGTGCAGCCGCTGTTCGCTGAACTGTCGTCGGGCGGCTTCGCGATCGCCCATAACGGCAATATCTCGAACGCGATGAAGCTGCGCCGGGAACTGGTCCGGGGCGGATCGATCTTCCAGTCGACCAGCGACACCGAGACGATCATCCACCTCGTCGCCATGTCGAAATACCGGACGCTGCTCGATCGCTTCATCGATGCGCTCAAGCAGGTCGAGGGCGCCTATTCGCTGATCTGCATGACGCCCGAGGGCATGATCGCCTGCCGCGATCCGCTCGGCATCCGTCCGCTGGTGCTCGGCCGGGTCGGCGACGCCTATATCTTCGCGTCGGAGACGGTCGCGCTCGACGTGGTCGGCGCCACCTTCATCCGCCAGGTCGAGCCGGGCGAGCTGGTGATCGTGTCGGAGGGCGGGCTGCGCTCGATCCGGCCGTTCGCCGACGTCCGCGCGCGGCCCTGCATCTTCGAGCATGTCTATTTCTCGCGGCCCGATTCGATCGTCGACGGCTCGTCGGTCTATTCGGTGCGCAAACGGATCGGCGCGCAGCTCGCGATCGAGAACGGCGTCGACGCCGACCTCGTCGTCCCCGTCCCCGACTCGGGCACGCCCGCCGCGATCGGCTATGCCCAGCAATCGGGCATTCCGTTCGAGCTCGGCATCATCCGGTCGCACTATGTCGGCCGCACCTTCATCCAGCCCGGCGACCAGGTCCGCCATCTCGGCGTCAAGCTCAAGCACAACGCCAACCGCGCGCTGATCGACGGCCAGCGGCTCGTGCTGATCGACGATTCGATCGTCCGCGGCACGACCAGCGTGAAGATCCTCCAGATGCTCCGTGATGCCGGCGCGCGCGAGGTGCACCTGCGCATCGCCAGCCCGCCGACCCGGCACAGCTGCTTCTACGGCGTCGACACGCCCGAACGCGCCAAGCTGCTCGCCGCGCAGATGAACGTCGCGGAGATGGCCGCCTATATCGGCGCGGACAGCCTCGCCTTCCTGTCGATCGACGGCCTCTACAAGGCGCTGGGCGACGAAGGCCGGGTCGATCGCGCGCCGACCTTCTGCGACGCCTGCTTCACCGGCGACTATCCGACCCACCTCACCGATCATGAGGAACTGACCCCGACCGACCAGCTTGCCCTGCACGGCGAGCGGGTCGTCGCCTGA
- a CDS encoding short-chain dehydrogenase/reductase SDR (PFAM: NAD-dependent epimerase/dehydratase; short-chain dehydrogenase/reductase SDR; KR) has translation MDKPFSGKLALVTGASRGIGAATAEALGAAGAHVILTARTSGGLEEVEERIHAAGGSATIAPLDLAENDSIARLAEAIGGRWQALDILVLNAAMLGTLAPVPAIDAKEFARLLTLNIMAQQQLIAAFDPMLRASAAGRVIGLTSTVAQAPRAYWGAYGASKAALETLLLAYAEEVGKISPIRVAVVNPGATATAMRQKAYPGEDQTTLRSPANVGAALVELIAQDFETGLRTRIEG, from the coding sequence ATGGACAAGCCATTTTCCGGCAAGCTCGCGCTCGTCACCGGCGCATCGCGCGGCATCGGCGCCGCGACCGCCGAGGCGCTGGGCGCCGCCGGCGCGCACGTCATCCTGACCGCGCGCACGTCGGGGGGGCTCGAGGAGGTCGAGGAGCGTATCCACGCGGCCGGCGGCAGCGCCACCATCGCTCCGCTCGACCTGGCCGAGAACGACAGCATCGCCCGGCTGGCCGAGGCGATCGGCGGGCGCTGGCAGGCGCTCGACATCCTCGTCCTCAACGCGGCGATGCTCGGCACGCTCGCCCCGGTCCCGGCCATCGACGCCAAGGAATTCGCCCGGCTGCTGACGCTCAACATCATGGCGCAGCAGCAGCTCATCGCCGCCTTCGACCCGATGCTGCGGGCGAGCGCGGCGGGCCGGGTGATCGGCCTGACCAGCACCGTCGCCCAGGCGCCGCGCGCCTATTGGGGCGCCTATGGCGCATCCAAGGCCGCGCTGGAGACGCTGCTGCTCGCCTATGCCGAGGAGGTGGGCAAGATCAGCCCGATCCGGGTCGCCGTCGTCAACCCAGGCGCCACCGCGACTGCGATGCGGCAGAAGGCCTATCCGGGCGAGGACCAGACGACGCTCAGGAGCCCGGCCAACGTCGGCGCGGCGCTGGTCGAGCTGATCGCGCAGGATTTCGAGACCGGGCTACGAACCAGGATCGAGGGCTGA
- a CDS encoding Cyclopropane-fatty-acyl-phospholipid synthase (PFAM: Cyclopropane-fatty-acyl-phospholipid synthase; Methyltransferase type 11; Methyltransferase type 12), translating to MNAQPPVRGQHLLLADRRFATGSSWVARLLAPGFQRLLDRIDLGLEEGAIEATLPDGSFRVLGGRKPGPVAIVELRNWNPLIRLVTTGSVGWYRSWADGEWTSPDPVPIFDLFMRNRHPLGELGRAQGPLRFFNLIWHAFRRNSRTNARRNIAFHYDLGNDFYELWLDRTMSYSSALFAEPIDAAEPIERAQHRKITALLDRLDLKPGAKLLEIGCGWGGLAEVAAADYGADVTGITLSVEQKAFADARLAAGGLSDHAHFEIRDYRDVPGQYDAVASVEMVEAVGEKYWPTYMEAIARALKPGGRAAIQYIEIDDDIFESYRTDADFIQTYIFPGGMLISESRFRAAAEKAGLRWEASSRHRFGLHYAETLRRWRESFDGAIAEGRLPTGFDEAFVKLWRFYLMYCEGGFAGGGIDVAQVTLVKA from the coding sequence ATGAATGCGCAGCCGCCCGTGCGGGGACAGCACCTCCTTCTCGCCGATCGTCGTTTCGCCACCGGATCGAGCTGGGTCGCGCGATTGCTGGCGCCCGGTTTCCAGCGGCTGCTCGACCGCATCGACCTGGGGCTGGAGGAAGGGGCGATCGAGGCGACCCTGCCCGACGGCAGCTTCCGGGTGCTGGGCGGCCGCAAGCCCGGCCCGGTCGCGATCGTCGAGCTGCGCAACTGGAACCCGCTGATCCGGCTCGTCACCACCGGTTCGGTGGGCTGGTACCGGAGTTGGGCCGACGGCGAATGGACCAGCCCCGATCCGGTGCCGATCTTCGACCTGTTCATGCGCAACCGCCATCCGCTCGGCGAACTGGGGCGCGCGCAGGGGCCGCTGCGCTTCTTCAACCTGATCTGGCACGCCTTCCGCCGGAACAGCCGCACCAACGCCCGGCGCAACATCGCCTTCCATTACGACCTGGGCAACGACTTCTACGAGCTGTGGCTCGACCGGACGATGAGCTATTCGTCGGCGCTGTTCGCCGAGCCGATCGATGCCGCGGAGCCGATCGAACGGGCGCAGCACCGCAAGATCACGGCGCTGCTCGACCGGCTCGACCTCAAGCCCGGCGCGAAGCTGCTCGAGATCGGCTGCGGATGGGGTGGGCTCGCCGAGGTCGCGGCCGCCGATTATGGCGCCGACGTCACCGGCATCACCCTGTCGGTCGAGCAGAAGGCCTTTGCCGACGCGCGGCTCGCGGCGGGCGGGCTGTCGGACCATGCCCATTTCGAGATCCGCGACTATCGCGACGTTCCCGGGCAATATGACGCGGTCGCCAGCGTCGAGATGGTCGAGGCGGTCGGCGAGAAATATTGGCCGACCTATATGGAGGCGATCGCCCGCGCGCTGAAGCCGGGCGGCCGGGCGGCGATCCAGTATATCGAGATCGACGACGATATCTTCGAAAGCTATCGGACCGACGCCGACTTCATCCAGACCTATATCTTCCCCGGCGGGATGCTGATCTCCGAAAGCCGCTTCCGCGCGGCGGCGGAGAAGGCCGGGCTGCGCTGGGAGGCGTCGAGCCGCCACCGCTTCGGGCTGCACTATGCGGAGACGCTGCGGCGCTGGCGCGAGAGCTTCGACGGCGCGATCGCCGAGGGGCGGCTCCCCACCGGCTTCGACGAGGCCTTCGTCAAGCTCTGGCGCTTCTACCTGATGTATTGCGAGGGCGGCTTCGCCGGCGGCGGCATCGACGTGGCGCAGGTGACGCTGGTGAAGGCGTAA
- a CDS encoding GTP cyclohydrolase (PFAM: GTP cyclohydrolase I), whose product MSILGDDDEALHGTPKGKIAVPEHVQEAIRTLIRWSGDNPDREGLLDTPSRVGRAWKEYCQGYDEDPSVHLSRTFEEVGGYDEIVLLRDIPFQSHCEHHMAPIIGHAHIAYLPHSRVVGISKLARVLHGFARRLQIQERLTAEIADCIWTNLEPLGVAVVIHATHACMTARGVRTPGVGMTTSRMMGVFRDDDRSRKEVLSLMGLG is encoded by the coding sequence ATGTCGATACTCGGTGACGATGACGAGGCGCTGCACGGGACGCCCAAGGGGAAGATCGCGGTGCCGGAGCACGTGCAGGAGGCGATCCGCACCCTGATCCGCTGGTCGGGCGACAATCCCGACCGGGAGGGCCTGCTCGATACGCCGTCGCGGGTCGGCCGCGCCTGGAAGGAATATTGCCAAGGCTATGACGAGGACCCCTCGGTCCATCTCAGCCGGACCTTCGAGGAGGTCGGCGGCTATGACGAGATCGTCCTGCTGCGCGACATCCCGTTCCAGTCGCATTGCGAGCATCACATGGCGCCGATCATCGGCCATGCGCATATCGCCTATCTGCCGCACAGCCGGGTGGTCGGCATCTCGAAGCTGGCGCGGGTGCTGCACGGCTTCGCCCGCCGCTTGCAGATACAGGAGCGGCTGACCGCCGAGATCGCGGACTGCATCTGGACGAATCTGGAGCCGCTCGGCGTCGCCGTCGTCATCCACGCGACCCATGCCTGCATGACGGCGCGCGGCGTTCGCACGCCCGGTGTCGGGATGACGACGAGCCGCATGATGGGCGTCTTCCGCGACGACGATCGAAGCCGTAAGGAGGTACTGAGCCTGATGGGGCTCGGCTGA
- a CDS encoding cytochrome B561 (PFAM: cytochrome B561) → MADERPLTRRYTSFAIVMHWLIAVLMIGNLLLGLLAEKLPDEDIRFAIDTHKSIGITVLGLVLLRILWRLGHRPPPFSTGMAAWERGLAHLAHFGLYLFMLWMPLTGWLHDSAWKAAPEIPLRLFGLFDVPRAGFVMALPADRKEMLHGLFGEMHEIGGYLLIALLLLHIAGALKHQFIDGEPEFRRMWPR, encoded by the coding sequence ATGGCCGATGAACGCCCGCTGACGCGGCGCTACACCAGTTTCGCGATCGTCATGCATTGGCTGATCGCCGTGCTGATGATCGGCAACCTGCTGCTCGGCCTGCTCGCCGAGAAGCTCCCCGACGAGGATATCCGCTTCGCGATCGACACCCACAAGTCGATCGGGATCACGGTGCTGGGCCTGGTGCTGCTGCGCATCCTGTGGCGGCTCGGGCACCGGCCGCCGCCCTTCTCGACGGGCATGGCGGCATGGGAGCGGGGGCTGGCCCATCTGGCCCATTTCGGCCTCTATCTCTTCATGCTGTGGATGCCGCTGACCGGATGGCTGCACGACAGCGCATGGAAGGCGGCGCCCGAGATTCCGCTGCGCCTGTTCGGCCTGTTCGACGTCCCGCGCGCCGGCTTCGTCATGGCGCTGCCGGCCGACCGCAAGGAGATGCTCCACGGCCTGTTCGGCGAGATGCACGAGATCGGCGGCTATCTGCTGATCGCCCTGCTGCTGCTCCATATCGCAGGTGCGCTGAAGCATCAGTTCATCGATGGGGAACCCGAATTCCGGCGGATGTGGCCGCGCTGA
- a CDS encoding glycosyl transferase, family 2 (PFAM: glycosyl transferase, family 2) produces the protein MTLSTSIEARFNAFSPRLNRRPLTLPALLLHGGALLVLVVLTAQAWQWTGILAWSVGLVYLAYDTALLLFVGVQTLPLRHFAPAQDGGGARPTLAVLVAAHNEAAVLEQTVHALLAQQDPPDIILIADDGSTDPTPRAMERAFGMAPPPLGEMAASPSVPSLRWLRLPHGGKARALNAALEAIDSDIVLTVDADTILAPDAIAAMRAAFHREPALVAATGLLRPICDRSAAGRLFEWFQTYEYVRNFISRFAWMRVDGLLLISGAFAGFRREAVVTVGGFDPECLVEDYELIHRLHRWSADHGCGWKVRVLGEARAQTDAPGHVAAFLRQRRRWFGGFLQTQYWNRDMVGNPRFGRLGTMMLPVKAFDTVQPLFGLVAFTLLLGFAMEGRLPVVGPILIAMLAKVAIDLGFHIWSIMLYRRWSGGMLPEGWGRVLAASFIEPFSFQLLRHLGAAWGWVAFLTRSSTWSKARRGGILARAAS, from the coding sequence ATGACCCTATCGACCTCGATCGAAGCCCGCTTCAACGCCTTCTCGCCGCGCCTCAACCGGCGTCCATTGACCCTGCCCGCGCTGCTGCTCCACGGCGGCGCGCTGCTGGTGCTGGTCGTCCTGACCGCGCAAGCCTGGCAATGGACGGGCATCCTCGCCTGGTCGGTCGGGCTCGTCTATCTCGCCTATGACACGGCGCTGCTGCTGTTCGTCGGCGTCCAGACGCTCCCCCTGCGTCATTTCGCACCCGCGCAGGACGGCGGCGGCGCGCGGCCGACCCTGGCGGTGCTGGTCGCCGCCCACAACGAGGCGGCGGTGCTCGAACAGACCGTCCATGCGCTGCTCGCGCAACAGGACCCGCCCGACATCATTCTGATCGCCGACGACGGCTCGACCGATCCCACGCCACGGGCGATGGAGCGAGCCTTCGGCATGGCGCCCCCTCCCCTCGGCGAGATGGCGGCGTCGCCCTCCGTGCCGTCGCTGCGCTGGCTGCGGCTGCCGCATGGCGGCAAGGCGCGCGCGCTCAACGCCGCGCTCGAGGCGATCGACAGCGACATCGTCCTGACCGTCGACGCCGACACCATCCTCGCCCCGGATGCGATCGCGGCGATGCGCGCCGCCTTCCACCGCGAACCGGCGCTGGTGGCGGCGACCGGGCTGCTCCGGCCGATCTGCGACCGCAGCGCCGCCGGGCGGCTGTTCGAATGGTTCCAGACCTATGAATATGTCCGCAACTTCATCTCGCGCTTCGCGTGGATGCGGGTCGACGGGCTGCTGCTGATCTCGGGCGCTTTCGCCGGCTTCCGGCGCGAGGCGGTCGTCACGGTCGGCGGCTTCGACCCCGAATGCCTGGTCGAGGATTATGAGCTGATCCACCGGCTGCACCGCTGGTCCGCCGATCATGGCTGCGGCTGGAAGGTCCGCGTGCTGGGCGAGGCGCGCGCCCAGACCGACGCGCCCGGCCATGTCGCCGCCTTCCTGCGGCAGCGGCGGCGCTGGTTCGGCGGCTTCCTCCAGACCCAATATTGGAACCGCGACATGGTCGGCAATCCGCGCTTCGGCCGGCTCGGCACGATGATGCTGCCGGTCAAGGCGTTCGACACGGTCCAGCCCCTGTTCGGCCTGGTCGCCTTCACCCTTCTGCTCGGCTTCGCGATGGAGGGTCGCCTGCCGGTGGTCGGGCCGATCCTGATCGCGATGCTGGCCAAGGTCGCGATCGACCTCGGCTTCCACATCTGGTCGATCATGCTCTACCGGCGCTGGTCGGGCGGCATGCTGCCCGAGGGCTGGGGCCGCGTCCTCGCCGCCTCCTTCATCGAGCCGTTCAGCTTCCAGCTCCTGCGCCATCTCGGCGCCGCCTGGGGCTGGGTCGCCTTCCTCACCCGCAGCTCGACCTGGAGCAAGGCCCGGCGCGGCGGGATATTGGCGCGCGCGGCGTCCTGA
- a CDS encoding alkylphosphonate utilization operon protein PhnA (TIGRFAM: alkylphosphonate utilization operon protein PhnA~PFAM: PhnA protein-like) — MSDDDYIYDEATGEWISAADAGAAGATSQVEVRDSVGNLLADGDSVTLIKDLKVKGTSQTLKRGTVIKSIRLTGDDQEIDCRFEGIKGLVLRAEFVRKR; from the coding sequence ATGAGCGACGACGACTATATCTACGACGAGGCCACCGGCGAATGGATCAGCGCCGCCGATGCCGGAGCGGCGGGCGCCACTTCGCAGGTCGAGGTCCGCGATTCGGTCGGCAACCTCCTCGCCGACGGCGACAGCGTGACGCTGATCAAGGACCTGAAGGTCAAGGGCACCAGCCAGACGCTCAAGCGCGGCACGGTGATCAAGTCGATCCGCCTGACCGGCGACGATCAGGAGATCGACTGCCGCTTCGAAGGCATCAAGGGCCTGGTGCTGCGCGCCGAGTTCGTCCGGAAAAGATAA